Part of the Sphingobium lignivorans genome is shown below.
GCCCATGGCAAGACTGCCATCCCGCATCGATTGGGGGACGGCGGCAATGCTGTCATCCGCCATCGAGGAGACGAAGGGGATGATCATGACGCCCATGACGAGACCGGCCGCCAGCGCGCTTTCCGATGATGCGCCGGGGATGCCGATGGTGGCGGCGAGGTTGCGCAGCGCCGGTGCGACGGTGAGTGCCGCGAAATAGCCGTAGACGACCGTGGGGACGCCGGCGAGCACTTCCAGCATCGGCTTCATCCACTTGCGCACCTCGGGCCGGGCATATTGCGTGAGATAGATGGCGCTCATGAGCCCGAGCGGGATGGCGACGATCATGGCGATGATCGCGCCGATGAAGATCGTGCCCCAGAACAGCGGGACCGCGCCGAAGGCGTCGTCATTCCCGTAGCCCATCGCTGCCGACTGCGGGCTCCATTTGAGACCGAAGAGGAAATCCAGCGGATTGACCATCGAGAAGAAGCGCATCGATTCGAAGATCAGCGAGGCGACGATCCCGGCCGTGGTGATGATCGCGATGAGGGAGGCCAGCAGCAGCGTCCACATGACCACCCGCTCCACGCGGTTGCGGGCCGTGAAGGAGGGGCCGACGCGCGAAAAGGCAAAGGCGCCGCCCGCGAAGGCGAGGATCGCGGCGAGCAGCGCACCTGCTGCGGAATAGCGCGCCGTCGCGTCCCGGAAAGGCTCGACCAGCGTCATCGACTGCGGATTGAACGCAGCGGCCTGCGCGCCGCGCGCGATCGCATTCGCTTCGCCGAGAATGACGTTGCGGGAGAAGTCATCGGCCGGGAGCGACTGGGCGGCCGGCGAGGAGAGCACGGAGTCGAACACCAGCCTCGGCATCACATTGGCCCACACCATCAGGAAGGCGAGGGCGGGCAGCGCCGTCCACAGCGCGACATACCAGCCATATTGGCTAGGCCGGCTGTTTGTCGCCAGACGCCCGACCTCTGCCTGGAAACGCGTTGCGCGAGCGCGCGCGAAGATCCAGCCAGTGGCCGCAAGCGCGATTATGATGATGACGATCATGGCGCCACTCATCGGTCAATGCCCCCCGTGCTTTTGCATGCCCCGGAAAAACGCCTTGCTGAACCGCCTGCGCTCACTTGAGATCGTCGCCAGTCATGACGGTCAGGTTGGTGACGACATCGGCATTGGCCTGCCGGACGTTTTCCTGCGCGGCCACCATGCCGCGCCGGGTCAGCGGACCGCCCGGGTTCCAGTTCCGGGAGAAGGCTTCCACATAGGCCTTCAGGCCGGGGACCGCAGCGATGTGCGCCTTCTTGACGTAGATGTAGAGCGGCCGGGCGCCCGGATAGGCGCCTGACGCGACGGCATCATAAGTGGCCTCGACGCCGTCGAGGGGGATGTCATTCAGCTTGTCCCGGTTCGCATCGAGATAGGAGAAGCCGAACACGCCTACGGCGTCGGGATTGGCTGCCAGCTTCTGGACAATGAGATTGTCGTTCTCCCCCGCGTCCACATAAGCGCCATCTTCCCGGATCTGGGTGCACAGCTGCTTGTGCCGGGCCTCGTCGCTGTCCTTCAGCGCCTTCATGGCGGGATCGCTGTCACACCCGACGGTCAGCACCAGTTCGGCAAGCGAATCGCGCGTGCCGGACGTGGACGGCGGGCCGAAGACCGAGATCGCCACCGAGGGAAGCGAAGGATCGACATCCTTCCAGGTCTTCGCCTTGTTGGGCCCCTTGCCATAAGGATTGGCCGCAAGCGCTTCATAAACCAGCTTGGGCGTGAGGCTGTAGCCCGGGCCCTTGTTCGATTCGGCGAAAGCGATGCCGTCGACGCCGATCTGGACTTCGATGATCTCTTTCACGCCATTGGCCTGGCACTGATCGAACTCGCTCTTCTTCATGCGGCGCGATGCATTCTCGATGTCGGGATACTGGCTGCCGACGCCCGCGCAGAACAGCTTCATCCCCGCGCCCGTGCCGGTCGATTCGATGATCGGCGCCTTCATGCCGGGGTTGGTCTGGGTGAACAGGCCGACCGCTTCCTGAGCGAAGGGATAGACGGTCGACGAGCCGACAGCGCGGATCTGATCGCGCGCGGCGCCCGAGCCGGGCTGGCCCTGGCAACCGGCAAGCACCAACAGGGAGGCCGTTAGAATGGCGTAACGCATGAAATTCTCCTGAGGCGATCTTGCGCGAGTTCCGGACACGCCTTGGACCGGGTTCGTCGCGCCTTTGTGACGATTTTATTGCGCTTTTGTGACATCTGCGACGGGTGCATTCAAAGTTTCGCTGTCGGTCCTCACCGGATGGTCGCCGGGGGGCGCGGCAAATCGCGGTAATTCGACCCGAACCGTCGTGCCGATCCCGACCGTGCTTTCGAGGTTCAAAACCCCTCCATGCCGTTGAACGATATGCTTCACGATGGCGAGGCCCAGACCCGTTCCTCCCATCGCGCGGCTGCGACTCGAGTCGACACGGTAGAACCGCTCGGTGAGCCGGGGAAGATGCTCGGGCAGAATGCCATCCCCCTGATCGCTCACGCGCAATTCCACCATGTCCCGCTCGATCGGCTGGACGCTGACAGTGATCGGCGTGCCGGGGCTGCCATATTTGGCGGCGTTGCTGATGAGATTGTGAAGGAGCTGGCTGAGCTGCGCGCGATCCCCCCTGACAAGCGGCAGGGCCGGGTCGACGTCGATCACGACGTCCTGCCCGCGCTTGTTCTGACCCTGGCGGAAGACGGCCGCCACTTCCTCGACCAGCGATTGCAGCGCCACGGGCTGATCGGGCAATCGATATTTGTCGGCCTCGATGCGGGAGAGGGACATCAGGTCGTCGACCAGCCGCTGCATCCGCCGCGCTTCGCCGTCCATGATGGTGAGGAACCGCTCGCGCGTGGCCTGATCTGCCCCGGCAACCGGGTCGCGGAGCGTTTCGATGAAGCCGAGGATGCCGGCGAGCGGCGTGCGCAGCTCATGGCTGGCATTCGCCACGAAGTCGACGCGCATGCGCTCGGTGGCCTGCCGCCCGCTCTGGTCGAACAGCATCACCAGCAGGCGCTGTCCCGTGATCGGCTGGATGTCGAGTTCCCAGCTCTGCTCGGCGGCGCCGAGGCCCACGATCTCGATCCGCGCCGGTCCCGTCGTGGCCCGGGCGCCCGCCAGCAGGTCGATCGCCGCCGGATGGCGCAGCGCGAGTCGAACGTCCTGGCCCAGGATATGGCGGCCCAGCAGCGCGAGCCCGGCTTCATTGCAGCGCTCGATGCGTCCAGCGTGCACGATGAGCGAGGGATGGGGCAATGCGCGCAACAGGGCGTCGATGTCGTCCAGCTCGGTCCCGCCCTTGGATGCCGCGGGCATGCGGACAGCCGTCGAGACCGTCCGGCGCTCGACGGCGTCGAACAACATGGCGACCCCGAACAGACCGCCGACGGCGCAAACCAGTGTCGCTTCCCAGCTGTTGGTGATCAGAAAGACGAGAATGGCTGCCGCAGTCCCGGAAAGGCACAGGGTCCAGATCGATCGGTCGATACGGCTCATGGCCGCAGCCCCTAGATTATTTTGCCAAAGACTGCGATGCCCAATAAAAGGCACGACCAGTGGCGAGTGGGGGCATGAGGGCGAAAGCATGAGCGAGAGCAACCGGCCGGAGTCCCCGGTTCAGCCCGCGCAGGTGGCGGGCGACGGCGAGGCCGGGGCCACGTCGAGGCGGCAATTGCTGCGCCTGGGCGCCGCGGCGGGGACCGTCGTGCTGACCATACAGCCGGGCATTGCCCAGGCCGCGACCTCGGTGCTCACCTGCACCATTCCCGTGCCGGACCCGGCAAGAGCGGGGCAGGCGATCGCGCCGGACGGGACCACCGTCCCGCGCGGCACCTCCGGTGCCTTTCCCGGCGGGCGTTCCTTCACGGGAGAAGATGTGCGGTCGGGTCTTCGCGGCGGCAATCTGCCCGGAACCGGTTATGAGGAAGGCCAGGCCTATCTCAATTACATCCGTCGTCTGCGCCATGGCCGGAGCGGCTTCACCTGCTATGCGTCGCTGATGGCCGCCCGCTAGGGCGGATCGCCATTCAGATGATGGCGTGGCGAAAATGGTGGTTTTTCGGGACCCGGCGCGCAGCGTACTCAAGGTACGTGAGCACCGGAAGACCGGAAAACCGCCATTTGCAGGCCGCCAGCGCTGAATGTCGATCCGCCCTAGGCCGGGCAGAGAGGATGGTGGGGATGATCTACCGGGCGGAGCCGCCGGGCCAGATCCTGCTCGAAAGCCTTGGGCCTATCGACGCTCTTTTCCACAAGCGCTCGGGCGCCACGCATCTGGTGGCGGCGCCGGTCCCGCAGATCCTCGCCGCGCTTGCGGAAGGCCCGGCGGATATCGATGTCTTGCTGGCGCGGCTGGCCACCCGGTTCGATCTGGAGGGGGAGGCGGTTGCCGTGCGGGCTGCCTTGCAGGCGCGCCTTGCGGAGCTCGCGGCACTCGGCCTGGTCCATGGCGACCGGCCGGCGGCGGGCTGACGGCGGCAGTGCGCCACGAGATCGCTCTTGGCATCGGTCCGGTCGTTTTTCGGGTCGGCTCGGCCTGGCCTGAGCCGGTCCGGCAACTCGCGGCGCTATATGCCGCTTATCCGCCGGTCGATCCTGCCCGGCGCGTGCCCGATTTCACCGTGCGGCTGCAGCCGACCCGTCCCTGGCGACGGCTGATCCGGCCTTCCGTCTTCGTGGCCGGCGATCACTGGCTGCCCGACGCTGCCCCGATGGCGCTGGCGCATGGCCTGCTGGCGGCCGAGATGGGCATGAATCTGCAGATGGCGCTGGGATGGCGGCGGCATGTCCTCCTCCATGCGTCCTGCGTGGAGAAAGAGGGGCGCGCCATCGTCATCACCGGCGAGTCCGGCAGCGGCAAGTCCACGCTCGCGGCGCTGCTGGGGGAGCGCGGCTGGCGCCTGATGGGCGACGAGTTCGCCTTGCTCGATCCCGCGAGCGGCGCCGTGTTCGGCTTCCCGCGCCTCATCAGCCTGAAGAACGAAGCCATCGACGTCGCCACCGCCGGCATCGATCCGCGGCGGCTCGGGCCGCGCCTTGAGGGAACGGCGAAAGGCACGATCCGCCATCTCGTGCCGGCGGCTGACGCGATCGCGCGCATGGCCGAGCCTGCCGAGCCCGCGCTGCTCCTCATGCCGCGCTTCGGATTCGCGGCTGCGCAGAGGCCGGTGGAGTCCGGCGAGGCCTTCATGCGGCTGACCGAAGCCTCGACCAATTATGTCGCGCTCGGCGAAGCGGGCTTCAGGGCGCTGACCCGCTTCGTGCGCCATGTGCCTGCCGTTGCGCTCGATTATCTGGACAGCGCGACGGCGCTCGACCAGGTGGATGCCCTGTGGAGCGGGCTCGCATGAGGGCGGCGTGGCTGCTTGTCGCCGTGCTGCGCGATCCGGCGCTGGCGGAGCGTTTGGAGGCTCGTGACTGGACGGCGCTGCTCACCGCAGCCCGGGCGGAGCGCCTGATCGGCACGCTGGCCGGGAAGCTGGATGGCCTCCCTGTGCCCGAGGACGTCGCCGCCATTCTCGCCGATGCGCGCGCGGATGCACTGCGCGACCGGCAGCAGGCCTTGTGGGAAATCGATCGCGCCATGGCCGCGCTCGCGCCGCTCGAATGCCCGGTCGTGCTGCTGAAGGGCAGCGCGTTCGTGGCGGCGGGCCTGCTTGCGGGGCAGGGCCGAGCGATCGGCGATCTCGACATTCTCGTGCCGCGCGACCGGCTGGATGCGGTCGAGGCGGCGCTGCTGGCGGCCGGCTGGGAATGGGTGAAGCCGGACCCCTATGATGATGCTTATTATCGGCGATGGATGCATGAGTTGCCGCCGCTCATCCATGTCGAGCGGGACAGGATGATCGACGTTCACCACACGATCCTGCCCCTCACTGCCCGGCGGCGGCCGGACGCGGCGGGGCTCATCGCGCAGGCGGTGGACCTGCCCCGCTCAGGCGACGGAATTTCGCCCGTGCGCGTGCTGCGGGTGGAGGAAATGCTGTGCCATGCCGCCGCGCACCTGCTCGCCGACGGGGACCTGACCGGCGGGCTGAGAAACCTCTGGGATATCCATTGCCTCATCATGGAGCATCGCGAGGCGCCGGGCTTCTGGGAAGCGCTGGCCGCCCGTGCCGCGCATCATGATCTGACCGGTCCCGTGCGGCGCGCGGCGCGTCTTTCCGCGCGCATCTTCGGGACCGACATAACCCGGTCATGGCGCCAGAGCCGCTTCACGGACAGCCTGTTCGCTGCCCGGCTCACCTGCCGGACGGGATGGGGCACCGAGAGCCGCCCCCTCCTGCGACAGGGCTTCTACATCCGCTCGCACCTGCTGCGCATGCCGCCGCTCATGCTCGCCCGGCACCTCTGGACGAAGTGGCGCAAGGGATATCGCCCGGCCGGCTGAGTGCGGCTCTGCATGGCCGCCCGCGTCAGGCCCAGCGCTCGAGGAGCGGCACGAGCTCATCATAATGATCGATGCCGGCATCGGCGCCGAGTTCCTCGGCCGTGCAGGCGACGAAGCCGAAGCTGACTGCGATGGAGGGAATGCCCGCCGCGCGCGCGGCGATGGTGTCATTGTCCGTATCGCCCAGGAAGATCGCGCGTCCGCCGCCTGCGCGCGTCACCATCTCGTCGACCAGATCGGGCAGGGGCTTGAGGCGATTCGGCCCCAGCGTGTCTCCGCCGACGATCGCGGCGAAGCGCGTCGCAAGGCCCAGCGTCTCCAGCAGCGGGCGAGCGAGATACTCGCGCTTGTTGGTGCAGACCGCCAGCCGCACGCCCCGGGCCTCAAGCACGTCCATCGCCGCGATCAGCCCGGGATAGGGCCGGGTGTGGACGGCGATATTGGCGGCATAATGATCCAGCATGATCGGCTGGAGCGCGTCGAGCAGCGCTTCGTCCGTGACGCCGGCCACGGCGAGTGCCCGCTCCAGCATGCGCCGCGCGCCCCGCCCGATGAAGGGACGGATCGTCTCGACCGGGAACGGGCCATGGCCAAGCGTGCCGAGCGCGTGATTGACGGCGGCGGTCAGGTCGGCGCTCGTATCGAGCAGCGTGCCATCCAGGTCGAAGCCGACGATATCGAAGGGAATTTTGGTCATCGGGCTCCCCATGCCCGTTGTGCGGTGGCGCGATCAAGCCAAACATGGCAAGGGCGCGGGGCGACAAGGCGCCGGTGTCCGGTGGCTTCGTGCAGAGCGGCCGGGGTCCGGCGCGTGCGGAGCGGCGTCTCCGCTGCGCGGCGCAGGCGAGACGCTCTTCATGGCCACCGGGGCAGGGGCGCCTTTTGCCCGGGAGAAGCGGGCGCGGGAAGGCGGACCCGCGTCCCGACCGACGCGAAGACGCTCCGGTCCCCGTCCGTCGTCATTTGGTCCGGACATGCGGGGCTGTGCCTCCATTCCGGTCAGGGAGGATTGTGAATCGTGTCCACGTCGCCTCATGCGCCGCTTGCCGTGATCATTCTTGCCGCCGGGCAGGGAACCCGCATGAAGTCGCGCGTCCACAAGGTTCTGCATCCCGTGGCGGGGCGGCCGATGCTGCTGCATCTGCTGGCCAGTGCCGGCGAACTGGCCCCCGCGCGGCAAGTCGTCGTGGTGGGTGCCGGCCGGGAGCAGGTGGAGCGCGCGGTCGCGGGCAAGGGCGTCGACATGGCCGTGCAGGCGCAGCAGCTCGGCACGGGCCATGCCGTGGCGCAGGCGAAGGAGGCTCTGGCCGGCTTCGAGGGCGATGTCCTCATTCTCTATGGGGACGTGCCGCTCGTGCGCGCGGAAACGATGCAGGCGATGGTCCGCCGCCTGCACGGGGCGGATGATCCGGCCCTGCGTGGTGCTCGGCTTCCGGCCCGCCGACGCGGCGGCTTATGGTCGCATCATCGCGGACGCGGACGGGCGCATCGCGCGCATGGTCGAATTCAAGGATGCCGATGAGGCGGAGCGCGCTGTCGATCTGTGCAACAGCGGCCTCATGGCCGTGCGCTCGGCCGATCTCTTCGCCCTGCTGGAGCGGGTGGGCAATGACAATGCGGCGGGCGAATATTATCTGCCGGACATCGTGATGCTGGCTGCCTCCGACGGCCGCGCGAGCGCGGTGATCGAGACGGACGCGCACGAGGTTGCCGGCGTCAACAGCCGCGCGGAACTGGCGGCGGTGGAAGCGATCTGGCAGGACCGCCGGCGCGCGGACGCGATGCGCGAGGGCGTGACGCTGGTGGCGCCCGCGACCGTGTTCTTCGCGCATGATACGCAGATCGCGGCGGACGTGACGATCGAGCCAAACGTGGTCTTCGGCCCCGGCGTGCGGATCGAGGAAGGCGCGGTGATCCATGCCTTCTGTCATCTGGAAGGCGCGCGCGTGGGGCCGGGCGTCTCGGTCGGCCCCTATGCGCGGCTGCGGCCCGGCGCGGTGCTCGAGGAGAAGGCCCGCGTCGGCAATTTCGTCGAGATCAAGAATGCCACGCTCGGCAAGGGGGCCAAGGCGAATCACCTTTCCTATGTCGGCGATGCGACGGTCGGCGAGGATGTGAACATCGGCGCGGGCACCATCACCTGCAATTATGATGGCTATTTCAAGCACCAGACGATCATCGGCGACCGGGCCTTCATCGGTTCGAACAGCGCTCTGATCGCGCCGGTGAAGATCGGGCGTGACGCAATCGTCGCGGCGGGCAGCGCCGTCTCGCGGGACGTGGCGGACGGGGAATTGCGGCTGGTCCGGGCGGAGCAGCTCGTCAAGCCGGGCTGGGCGGACCGCTTCCACGACGCCATGCGCAAGAAGAAGGCGGCCGACAAGAAGGCGGATTAAGCGCCGCGGACGAATGCGGGGGCAGCGCGCCATCGGGCGCCCGGCGCCTGTTCGCGTCCAGCGCCCGCTATCCCTGCGCCCAAATGATGGTGCAGTGCGACAAAATGGGGCGATTTCCTTGCCCGATGACGAAATTATGCAATCGTTTCTTCGCCAGCCATGCCAGACCAGCCTTCGCGACGGGCTTTGGTCCGGGCGCGGAATCGCTCGTCCGGATGAGTGTGGGGCTCCTTGGACAGCGTTTCACCGCGTTTCCCGAGCTGGCGCGCTGGCTCGACATCACGTCTCCGTGGGAGGTGCGCGAGAGCGCATGCGAGGCGTTCATGTGGGAAGGGGAGAGGGCGGCGCCTGCGCCGCCCTCTCTTCAGCCGGTCGACCGGTCGCCAGACGGCCCCGTCATATCCTCAGCGCTCCACTTTCGCGTCGCTGCTCATCAGCAGCGCGACAGGACGAAGCGTCGGCACCACGCGGCACAGATCGACAAGGAGCGCGGTGAGCGGAGTCGCCAGGAGCGTGCCTGCCGCGCCCCAGGCCCATGTCCAGACGAGCAGCGAGACGAGCACCACCAGCGAGGAGAGGGCCATCTGCTTCCCCATCACGCGCGGATCGACATAATTGCCCATGATCTGCTCGATCACCAGCAGGCCCGCACCAATGACCAGCGCCGTGCCGACATCGCGCGTTATCGCGACATAAGCGGCGGGCAGCGCCCCGGCGATGATCGATCCGATCGTCGGAATGAAATTCAGCAGCAGCGCGAGCAGGCCCCAGGTGAGGAGTAGATCGACCCCGAAAAAGGAGAGCCATAGCGCATAGAGAGCGCCGGTGACCGCGCCCAGCAGCAGGCGAACCAGCAGGAAGCGCCGGAGTTGGGCGCCGGCCTGTTCGATGGCCCCAAGCCAGGCCCCGTCTCCCCCGATTGCTTCCATCTTCTGCCGCCAGACCGGGCCCTCCAGCAGCATCAGCAGCACGAGGAAGAGGATGAGCACGAGCCCGCTCACGATGGTGGCGGTGGTCCCCAGCAGGCCTTGCGTGATGGCGAACGCCGGTTCCATCAGGCGCGCCGCAAGTCCCTGCAATTGCTGGGGTTCCATGATGGAGGCGCCGAGCAGAATGTCGCCGCCGCTCTGCGCCAGCTGCTTGGTCCGCTCGGCGACGGCGGGCGCCATCGAGACAATCTGGCCACCGGCGATGGAAAGGCCCGCACCCAGCGCGACGATGAGCGCGAGGACCAGGCCGGTCGCGGCAAGCGGCCCGAGCCAGCCCAGGGAGGGCGGCACGGCGCGGCTGATGCGCCTTGCGAGCGGTGCGACCGCCAGTGCGGCGAGCAACGCCGCGACGACCGGCACCGCGACCATCGCGGTGGCGCGCAATGTCCACGCGACGACCAGCACGGCGATGAGCGCGAGCAGGGCGTTGCGGGTCGGCAGGGCCATCAGGATGCGCCTTCTTGCTGGCGATGAGGAAGGACCGGCGCTGTGCGGCCGGAGCGGCGTCTTTCGAACGACTCCCGGAACGGAATGCCGGGGCGCGCGGCAAGTTCCCTCGCGCCCAGGGGCGAATGACGGGGAACGATCCTGTCCCGGGCCCGTAATGAACCGGAAAGGCCGGTCCTGCGGGATTTCGGGATCATGAAGGGAGGCGCCAGCAGCATGGCAGGGAAGCCCATTGTCCTCATCACGGGCGCCGCCGGCAATGTCGGCCGCTCGCTCGCCACCGCGCTGCGGGAGCGCTACCGGATCGTCGGGTTCGATGTGAAGAGCGGCGACACCGATTATCCCGTGCTCGAAGTCGACCTGACCGACAAGGCAAGTGTCGAGGACGTGCTGCGCCGGGTGCGGGAGGAGCATGGCGAGCGGATCGCCAGCGTCGTGCATCTCGCGGCTTATTTCGACTTCACTGGCGAGGATGCGCCGCAATATCGCGCCGTCAACGTGGAGGGCAGCCGCAACCTCGTGGAAGCGCTCCGGGATTTCGAGGTGGAGCAGTTCCTCTATTCGGGCACGATGCTGGTCCATGAGGCCACTCGTCCGGGCGAGCGCATCGACGAGTCCCGGCCCATTGCGCCCGGCTGGGCCTATCCCCGGTCCAAGGCGGAAGCGGAAGCCGCCATCAGTGCCGCGCGCGGCGACATGCCGGTGGTCTTTCTCCATCTCGCCGGCCTGTATGACGAGCGCAGCTCGGTCCCGACGTTCGCCAATCAGATCGCCCGCATCTACGAGCGGGATTTCCAGAGCCATCTTTATTCCGGCGATACCGATGCCGGGCAGGCAATGGTGCATCGCGAGGACATGATCGACGCCTTCGTGCGGACGATCGACCGGCGCGACCGCTTGCCCGGGGAGACCGTCATCCTGGTCGGCGAGCCGGATGCGATCGGCTATGCGGACTTGCAGGATCGGCTGGGCTGCCTGATCCATGGTGAGGAGGAATGGGCGACGCTGCGCGTTCCGGCGCCGGTCGCCGCCGCGGGGGCATGGGCGCAGGACAAGGCGGAGCCGCTCGTGCCCGATGCGCTGGATGGCGGCGAGAAGCCCTTCATCCAGCCCTTCATGACGCGCATGGCCAGCGATCATTATGCGCTGGACATCAGCCGGGCCCGCGATCTGCTGGGATGGGAACCGCGCCACCGGCTTGCCGACAAGCTCCCCGCCATCGTCGCCGCGCTGAAGGAAGATCCGGCCGGTTGGTATGAAGCGAACCGCGTTCCGCCGCCCGCCTTCGTTGCCGAAGCACAGGATGTCGGCCTGCATGCCGAGACGCTGCGGGCCGATCATGAGACCTGGCTGCGCACGGTCCATGGCGAATGGCGCTGGGCGCATTTCGTTAACATGGCGCTGGGCTGCTGGATCCTCGTGCAGCCCGTGATCGTGCAGGTGAGGGAGCCGGCGCTGTTCTGTTCCGAGATCGTGCTGGGCGCCGCGCTCATGCTGTTCTCGGGTCTTTCCCTCTCCTGGCGCATGGGCTGGGCGCGATGGGCAAGTGCGGCCGTGGCGGCGGGCATCATGGCAGTGCCCTTTATGTTCTGGACGAGCAATCCGGCGGCGTTTCTGTCCGACACACTGGTCGGCGCCTTCGCCTTCGGCCTCGCAGTGGGGACACGGCCGGAGCCCGGCCCTTCCATGGTCGCCGCGATGACCGGACCGGACGTGCCGCCGGGCTGGAGCTACAATCCCTCGACCTGGACGCAGCGCGTGCCGATCATCGTCCTTGCGCTCGTCGGCCTGCTGGTGGCGCGCTACCTCACCGCTTACCAGCTCGGGCAGATCGACAGCGTGTGGGAGCCGTTCTTCCCCGGCCTGCCCGACGACCCCGCGAAGAACGGGACAGAGGCGGTCATCACGTCGCATGTCTCGGAGGCATTCCCCATCCCCGATGCGGCGCTGGGCGGCTACACCTACGCGCTGGAGATCGTGACCGGCATCGTCGGCTCGCGTGCGCGCTGGCGCACCATGCCATGGCTGGTCTTCCTGTTCGGGCTGATGATCGCGCCGCTCGGCGTGGTCTCCATCCTGTTCGTCATCATCCAGCCCGTGGTCATCGGCACATGGGCGACGCTCACGCTCGTCGGCGCGGCCGCGATGCTCATCCAGATACCCTATTCGCTCGACGAGCTGCTCGCGACGCTGCAATTCGTGCGGCGCCGCGCGAAGGCGGGGCGGCCCTGGCTGCGCGTGTTCCTGTTCGGCGACACCGATGAGGGGCCGCGCCCGACGCGTGAGGATGAGTTCGACCGGGGCGCCGGGGAAATCGTTCGCGACATGTGGGCGGGCGGGGTCAATCTGCCCTGGAATCTCGCGCTGGCGGGCGTCCTTGCGGCCTCCTTGCTGTTCACGCGACTGACCTTCGGCGCGCAGGGCGCGATGGCCCATGCCGATCACATCATCGGCTTCCTCGCGCTCACCGTCATTTCGCTCGCCGCGGCCGAAATGGCGCGCGCCTTGCGCTACCTGCTCATTCCGCTCGGTGGCGCGCTGGCCGCCGCGCCGTTCCTGCTCGGGGCGGATGGAGCACACACCGCCGCAAGCGTTGTCATCGGCATTGCGCTGGCCTTGCTGAGCCTGCGCCGTGGACCGGTGCATGAGCATTATGGGCGGTGGGATCGGCTGATCGTCTGAGCCGGGGGGAGGGGCCGGCCCCCCCGCGCCTTCACTGGGAGAGCAGGGCGGGGAGGGCCTGCCAGAGGATGGCGACGCCGCCAAGCAGCAGCCCCCCGAGCGTGGATTGCCGGCGCCAGCGCTCGTGACCATCGACCGGCGCCGCTCGCCACAGCTTGAGGAAGATCGCGGCGGCGATGCCAAGCGCTGCGAGCGTGAGCAGGGCGACTGCGATGCGCGGGGCGAGCCCTTCGCCCCAGAATTCGCCGATGCCGTAGAGAAGGAAGAAATGCCCGGCCCACAGGACGAGCCCGGAAAGCAGGATCAGCCAGCCGCGCATCTCAGCCCGCCCCGATCAGGCGGCTGAATACCGAGCCGACGAGGCCTTCCGCCGCCGCGAAGCCAATGAACAGCGCGCAGACGTCGACCGTGGTGTTGGCCGGCACGCTGACGAGCCCGCGCAGGACGCGTGCGGCGCAATATCCGGCCATGAGCCCGCCGACCGCGAACGTGCAGCCCTGCAGGAGCTGGATGGCATAGACGATCGCGGCCTGCCCGCTCATCTGGGGATGAAGGCCCGTGGCCATCCACTGGCCATTGTCCAGCGCCAGCGCGAGAGCGCCGCACGCCACGGCACCCACCAGAGCGCCGCTGGCCCAGCCGGCGCCGATCCGGAGCAGACGGCGCGTCGCCACCGCGAGCGCGAGCGCGGCGCCGTGCAGGGCGAGCGTCGGCAGGCCGGCCAGGAGCGACGGCGGCGCGCTCCAGAAGTCCGGCTGATTGGAGCGCAGATAAGCGAGGCCGAACAGGGCCATGGCGAACATCATGCCGAGCACGACAAGCAGCGTGACCGTCGCCCACCATCCGAGGGAGGAGGGACCCGTCACATAAGTCGGCACCTGGATGCCCGCGCC
Proteins encoded:
- a CDS encoding substrate-binding domain-containing protein, translating into MRYAILTASLLVLAGCQGQPGSGAARDQIRAVGSSTVYPFAQEAVGLFTQTNPGMKAPIIESTGTGAGMKLFCAGVGSQYPDIENASRRMKKSEFDQCQANGVKEIIEVQIGVDGIAFAESNKGPGYSLTPKLVYEALAANPYGKGPNKAKTWKDVDPSLPSVAISVFGPPSTSGTRDSLAELVLTVGCDSDPAMKALKDSDEARHKQLCTQIREDGAYVDAGENDNLIVQKLAANPDAVGVFGFSYLDANRDKLNDIPLDGVEATYDAVASGAYPGARPLYIYVKKAHIAAVPGLKAYVEAFSRNWNPGGPLTRRGMVAAQENVRQANADVVTNLTVMTGDDLK
- a CDS encoding nucleotidyltransferase family protein encodes the protein MRAAWLLVAVLRDPALAERLEARDWTALLTAARAERLIGTLAGKLDGLPVPEDVAAILADARADALRDRQQALWEIDRAMAALAPLECPVVLLKGSAFVAAGLLAGQGRAIGDLDILVPRDRLDAVEAALLAAGWEWVKPDPYDDAYYRRWMHELPPLIHVERDRMIDVHHTILPLTARRRPDAAGLIAQAVDLPRSGDGISPVRVLRVEEMLCHAAAHLLADGDLTGGLRNLWDIHCLIMEHREAPGFWEALAARAAHHDLTGPVRRAARLSARIFGTDITRSWRQSRFTDSLFAARLTCRTGWGTESRPLLRQGFYIRSHLLRMPPLMLARHLWTKWRKGYRPAG
- a CDS encoding HPr-rel-A system PqqD family peptide chaperone codes for the protein MIYRAEPPGQILLESLGPIDALFHKRSGATHLVAAPVPQILAALAEGPADIDVLLARLATRFDLEGEAVAVRAALQARLAELAALGLVHGDRPAAG
- a CDS encoding sensor histidine kinase, coding for MSRIDRSIWTLCLSGTAAAILVFLITNSWEATLVCAVGGLFGVAMLFDAVERRTVSTAVRMPAASKGGTELDDIDALLRALPHPSLIVHAGRIERCNEAGLALLGRHILGQDVRLALRHPAAIDLLAGARATTGPARIEIVGLGAAEQSWELDIQPITGQRLLVMLFDQSGRQATERMRVDFVANASHELRTPLAGILGFIETLRDPVAGADQATRERFLTIMDGEARRMQRLVDDLMSLSRIEADKYRLPDQPVALQSLVEEVAAVFRQGQNKRGQDVVIDVDPALPLVRGDRAQLSQLLHNLISNAAKYGSPGTPITVSVQPIERDMVELRVSDQGDGILPEHLPRLTERFYRVDSSRSRAMGGTGLGLAIVKHIVQRHGGVLNLESTVGIGTTVRVELPRFAAPPGDHPVRTDSETLNAPVADVTKAQ
- a CDS encoding HprK-related kinase A, producing MRHEIALGIGPVVFRVGSAWPEPVRQLAALYAAYPPVDPARRVPDFTVRLQPTRPWRRLIRPSVFVAGDHWLPDAAPMALAHGLLAAEMGMNLQMALGWRRHVLLHASCVEKEGRAIVITGESGSGKSTLAALLGERGWRLMGDEFALLDPASGAVFGFPRLISLKNEAIDVATAGIDPRRLGPRLEGTAKGTIRHLVPAADAIARMAEPAEPALLLMPRFGFAAAQRPVESGEAFMRLTEASTNYVALGEAGFRALTRFVRHVPAVALDYLDSATALDQVDALWSGLA
- the pstC gene encoding phosphate ABC transporter permease subunit PstC; this encodes MSGAMIVIIIIALAATGWIFARARATRFQAEVGRLATNSRPSQYGWYVALWTALPALAFLMVWANVMPRLVFDSVLSSPAAQSLPADDFSRNVILGEANAIARGAQAAAFNPQSMTLVEPFRDATARYSAAGALLAAILAFAGGAFAFSRVGPSFTARNRVERVVMWTLLLASLIAIITTAGIVASLIFESMRFFSMVNPLDFLFGLKWSPQSAAMGYGNDDAFGAVPLFWGTIFIGAIIAMIVAIPLGLMSAIYLTQYARPEVRKWMKPMLEVLAGVPTVVYGYFAALTVAPALRNLAATIGIPGASSESALAAGLVMGVMIIPFVSSMADDSIAAVPQSMRDGSLAMGATTSETIRKVLIPAALPGVVGGVLLAVSRAIGETMIVVMAAGLAANLTLNPFASVTTVTTQMVQLLTGDQEFDSAKTLAAFALGLVLFIVTLLLNIVALRVVKKYREAYE